The Pedobacter roseus genome contains a region encoding:
- a CDS encoding MmcQ/YjbR family DNA-binding protein, translating into MDIESFREYCLSLPGTTEGMKWEHLCFMIEEKIYVIIAIDEGNRFSIKCNPDDFEELAARDGIAQAYHLAKRQWIQIENLEVLNDKELKSRVADSRAMVLAKLPKKTQAKYA; encoded by the coding sequence ATGGATATCGAATCTTTCAGAGAATATTGTTTGAGTTTGCCCGGCACCACAGAAGGGATGAAATGGGAACATTTATGTTTTATGATAGAGGAAAAGATCTATGTCATTATTGCTATTGATGAAGGTAACCGTTTTTCGATCAAATGTAATCCTGATGACTTTGAGGAGCTGGCAGCGAGGGATGGCATTGCGCAGGCTTACCATCTGGCCAAAAGACAATGGATCCAGATAGAAAATTTAGAGGTTTTAAATGATAAGGAGCTTAAAAGCAGAGTGGCTGATTCGAGGGCGATGGTTTTGGCTAAACTCCCTAAAAAAACACAGGCAAAATACGCTTAA
- a CDS encoding DUF2625 family protein has protein sequence MKSTIKSLFILGLTLFSFTGFAQENKLISIEKLINKTDPAWPLVKKWIDSAKNKVEVLPVDSAKAKEVLYNAQMTTYATLGSVIYNTGGILVDDGWIRILGSGSEKLNRNIAEWNKGKTLEEYGDNMPYLLIADDAIGGFFAINYGGLGKDIKNVYYLEPNSLTWQPLGAGYGEFLVFCFDSDLSKFYKGLRWSSWNQFIGNLDGSKTYSFRPYLWQEGTDIEKCTRKLVGVEDMYKFNIMKSKEFKNEEEMKKQAPKQ, from the coding sequence ATGAAAAGCACAATCAAATCTCTCTTTATCCTCGGTTTAACTTTATTTTCTTTCACAGGTTTTGCTCAGGAGAATAAATTGATCAGTATTGAAAAATTAATCAATAAAACAGATCCTGCGTGGCCACTGGTAAAAAAATGGATCGATTCTGCCAAAAATAAGGTTGAAGTATTGCCAGTTGATTCAGCGAAGGCAAAAGAGGTTTTATATAACGCACAAATGACTACTTATGCCACATTGGGATCGGTAATTTACAATACGGGGGGTATTTTGGTCGATGATGGCTGGATCAGGATTTTAGGCTCGGGTAGCGAAAAACTTAACCGTAACATTGCCGAATGGAACAAAGGAAAAACGCTTGAGGAATATGGCGATAATATGCCCTACCTTTTAATTGCCGATGATGCTATTGGCGGTTTCTTTGCCATTAATTATGGCGGTTTAGGCAAAGACATCAAAAATGTATATTATCTTGAACCGAACAGTTTAACCTGGCAGCCATTAGGTGCTGGTTATGGCGAATTTCTTGTTTTCTGTTTCGATAGCGACCTTTCCAAATTTTACAAAGGCCTGCGCTGGAGTTCATGGAATCAGTTTATCGGTAATTTAGACGGAAGCAAAACTTATAGTTTCCGTCCGTATTTGTGGCAGGAAGGTACTGATATTGAAAAATGCACCCGAAAACTGGTAGGCGTTGAAGATATGTACAAATTCAACATCATGAAATCGAAAGAGTTTAAGAATGAGGAAGAAATGAAAAAGCAAGCGCCGAAACAATAA
- a CDS encoding Uma2 family endonuclease has product MSKKTVPYPVLDEIDEPVRQFNELDASLTYSYANYLNWLFPERVELIAGRIFKMSPAPSSFHQLITGKIYRRLGNFLEKQLCKVFISPFDVRFPKKSKADKSIFTVLQPDIFVLCDRNKIDARGCVGAPDLIVEVLSPGNTKMELLYKYRVYEEFGVKEYWVVSQSNQNILIYTLNDIGKFQPSKIFTLSEKITSSVLPGFELALDDVFEDM; this is encoded by the coding sequence ATGTCGAAAAAAACAGTTCCATATCCAGTTTTAGATGAAATCGATGAACCTGTTAGGCAGTTCAATGAACTTGATGCTTCATTAACTTACAGCTACGCTAACTATTTAAACTGGCTTTTCCCTGAAAGGGTAGAGCTAATTGCAGGTAGAATCTTTAAGATGAGTCCTGCGCCATCAAGTTTTCACCAATTGATTACAGGAAAAATATACCGCAGGTTAGGTAATTTTCTCGAAAAACAACTCTGTAAGGTTTTTATTTCTCCATTCGATGTCCGTTTTCCAAAGAAAAGCAAAGCCGATAAATCTATTTTTACCGTTTTACAGCCCGATATCTTTGTCTTATGTGATAGAAACAAAATTGATGCCCGTGGTTGTGTAGGCGCACCCGATCTTATTGTAGAGGTTTTGTCCCCAGGCAATACCAAAATGGAGCTGCTTTATAAATACCGTGTTTACGAAGAATTTGGTGTTAAAGAATATTGGGTGGTGAGCCAAAGCAATCAGAACATTTTAATTTACACTTTAAACGATATCGGTAAATTCCAACCCTCTAAAATATTTACCCTCAGTGAAAAAATTACTTCATCTGTATTGCCTGGTTTTGAACTGGCCTTGGATGATGTTTTTGAGGATATGTAA
- a CDS encoding Uma2 family endonuclease produces MSKKTVPYPVLDEIDEPVRQFNELDASLTYSYASYLKWLFPERVELIAGKIFKMSPAPSRIHQTVSINLLKPLINFLDGKPCKVYAAPFDVRFPKESKADKDVFTVLQPDICVICDKNKLDARGCIGAPDLVVEILSPGNTKMELLHKYRVYEEFGVKEYWIVSQSDQNILIYTLNDIGKFQPSKIFTLSEKITSSVLPGFELALDDVFDDID; encoded by the coding sequence ATGTCGAAAAAAACAGTTCCATATCCAGTCCTAGATGAAATTGATGAGCCCGTTAGGCAGTTCAATGAACTTGATGCTTCATTAACCTATAGCTACGCAAGTTATCTGAAATGGCTTTTCCCTGAAAGGGTAGAGCTGATTGCTGGTAAAATCTTTAAGATGAGTCCTGCGCCATCAAGGATACATCAAACAGTATCTATCAATCTGTTAAAGCCCTTAATCAATTTTTTAGATGGCAAACCCTGTAAAGTTTATGCCGCGCCATTTGACGTCCGTTTTCCGAAAGAAAGTAAAGCTGATAAAGATGTATTTACGGTATTACAACCCGATATCTGCGTAATTTGTGATAAAAATAAGTTAGATGCCCGTGGCTGTATTGGCGCGCCTGATCTGGTAGTTGAAATCTTATCACCAGGCAATACCAAAATGGAACTACTTCATAAATACCGCGTTTATGAAGAATTTGGCGTTAAAGAATATTGGATAGTGAGCCAAAGCGATCAGAATATTTTAATTTACACCTTAAATGATATCGGTAAATTCCAGCCCTCTAAAATATTTACCCTCAGTGAAAAAATTACTTCATCTGTATTGCCCGGTTTTGAACTGGCCTTGGATGATGTTTTTGATGATATAGATTAA
- a CDS encoding DinB family protein: MPDTLATITQIKKTRTFIIELVKDLSTEQLNKIPAGFNNNIIWNIAHLTATQQNLCYVRSGLTVTVEEKYFAPFLSGTKPDHFIEKEEIDSIFDVLLNSIDRLATDYTNGIFVTFDHWDKRYGMKLNTIEDAINFIPFHEGMHIGYIMALKKLV; the protein is encoded by the coding sequence ATGCCTGATACATTAGCCACCATTACGCAGATAAAAAAGACCAGAACGTTTATTATAGAACTTGTAAAAGACTTAAGTACTGAACAGTTAAATAAAATCCCAGCGGGCTTTAACAATAACATCATTTGGAATATTGCACACCTTACTGCAACCCAGCAAAACCTTTGTTATGTAAGATCGGGTTTAACGGTAACTGTTGAAGAAAAATATTTCGCTCCATTTTTAAGCGGAACAAAGCCAGATCATTTTATCGAAAAAGAAGAAATTGATTCAATCTTCGACGTACTTTTAAATAGTATCGACCGTTTGGCAACAGATTATACAAATGGGATTTTTGTAACCTTCGATCACTGGGATAAACGTTACGGTATGAAACTAAACACGATAGAAGATGCCATAAATTTTATTCCCTTCCATGAAGGTATGCACATCGGTTATATCATGGCATTGAAGAAACTGGTATAG
- a CDS encoding M13 family metallopeptidase, with the protein MKYQNLKRYFAALGIVAAGFSANAQTKKFIDPANMDLSVKPGDDFYTYASGTWVKNNPVPAKETRWGSFNELRDFNINAVKSLVEDAAADKSAPSGSVKRRVGDFYTAAMDSVTIEKLGYTPIKADLAKVKQIKDIPGVLDQVAYMRTNGLGGGMFGLGVGQDRKNVNKYMVNIGQGGTTLPDRDYYLKDDARSVKIREAYNTYMVTLFTLTGSSPEEAKQKAATVYKIEKQFAEAQMSRLEMRDPYATYNKLTVAELNKKTPDINWTTYLPKFKIKNQDTVLVSSPKFMASLDGMLKSVPVEDWKTYLEWNILKGSASSLSSPFVKASFAFTQAQTGQKVQTPRWQRMSSLTDGTIGELLGQLYVAKYFKPEAKERMNQMIVNLRKAFEIRINGLEWMSPETKQKALAKLHAFTPKVGYPEKWKNYDGLTINKGTYFQNLRNASVWGYNEMVDQLGKPVDRKRFGMTPPTVNAYYSPTLNEIVFPAGILQFPFFDPNADDAVNYGGIGAVIGHEMSHGFDDSGSQYDAAGNLKNWWTAEDKAKFDAKTKALGEQFDGYTVLDTVHVIGKLTMGENIGDLGGLNAAYTAFKMTKQGQSNEKIDGFTPDQRFFLAWAQVWRGNILPESAAQLIKTDPHSPGPYRTIGAPVNMDAWYNAFDVKPGDKLYKKPEDRIRMW; encoded by the coding sequence ATGAAATACCAAAATTTGAAAAGATATTTTGCGGCACTGGGTATAGTCGCTGCTGGCTTTTCTGCAAATGCACAAACAAAAAAATTTATCGACCCTGCAAACATGGATTTATCCGTTAAGCCAGGCGATGATTTCTACACCTACGCAAGTGGTACGTGGGTAAAAAACAATCCTGTTCCGGCTAAAGAAACACGCTGGGGTTCGTTTAACGAGCTTCGCGATTTTAATATCAATGCCGTAAAATCTTTGGTTGAGGATGCTGCTGCAGATAAATCTGCTCCTTCGGGTTCGGTAAAACGCAGGGTTGGCGATTTTTACACTGCGGCTATGGATAGCGTAACCATCGAAAAATTAGGTTATACGCCTATAAAAGCTGATTTGGCGAAAGTGAAACAAATTAAAGATATTCCAGGTGTTTTAGATCAGGTGGCTTATATGAGAACCAATGGTTTAGGCGGTGGAATGTTTGGTTTAGGTGTTGGCCAGGATCGTAAAAATGTAAATAAATACATGGTTAATATTGGTCAGGGCGGCACAACCCTACCCGACCGTGATTATTACCTGAAAGATGATGCCCGTAGTGTTAAAATCCGCGAGGCATACAATACTTATATGGTTACCTTGTTTACCTTAACAGGAAGTTCTCCTGAAGAGGCCAAACAAAAAGCTGCAACAGTTTATAAAATTGAAAAACAGTTTGCAGAAGCGCAAATGAGCCGTTTAGAAATGCGTGATCCTTACGCGACCTATAACAAACTTACTGTTGCTGAGTTAAATAAAAAAACACCGGATATTAACTGGACAACCTATCTGCCTAAATTCAAAATCAAAAACCAGGATACGGTTTTGGTTTCTTCGCCTAAATTTATGGCTAGCTTAGATGGCATGTTGAAATCGGTTCCGGTTGAAGATTGGAAAACTTATTTGGAATGGAACATTTTAAAAGGTTCGGCATCAAGCTTAAGTTCTCCTTTTGTTAAGGCAAGTTTTGCTTTTACACAAGCGCAAACTGGTCAAAAGGTACAAACTCCACGCTGGCAACGCATGTCATCATTAACTGATGGCACCATTGGCGAATTATTGGGTCAGCTTTATGTAGCTAAGTATTTCAAACCTGAGGCTAAGGAGCGTATGAACCAGATGATTGTGAACCTGCGTAAAGCTTTTGAAATCAGGATTAATGGTTTAGAATGGATGAGCCCTGAAACCAAACAAAAAGCATTGGCTAAACTACATGCATTTACACCTAAAGTAGGTTATCCTGAAAAATGGAAAAACTATGATGGTTTAACGATCAATAAAGGCACTTACTTCCAAAACTTACGTAATGCAAGTGTTTGGGGTTATAACGAAATGGTTGATCAATTGGGTAAACCTGTTGACCGTAAACGTTTTGGTATGACGCCTCCAACCGTTAATGCATATTACAGCCCAACCTTGAACGAAATTGTTTTTCCTGCCGGAATTTTACAATTCCCTTTCTTTGATCCTAACGCTGATGATGCAGTTAATTATGGTGGTATTGGTGCCGTAATCGGTCACGAAATGAGCCATGGCTTTGATGATAGCGGAAGTCAGTACGATGCTGCAGGTAACTTAAAAAACTGGTGGACAGCGGAAGACAAAGCTAAATTTGATGCTAAAACCAAAGCTTTAGGCGAGCAGTTTGATGGTTACACTGTATTAGACACTGTGCACGTAATTGGCAAATTAACCATGGGCGAAAACATAGGCGATTTAGGTGGTTTAAATGCTGCTTACACGGCTTTCAAAATGACTAAACAAGGTCAGAGCAATGAAAAAATTGACGGTTTTACACCTGACCAGCGTTTCTTTTTGGCCTGGGCACAGGTTTGGAGAGGCAATATTTTACCAGAAAGTGCTGCTCAGTTAATTAAAACCGATCCACACTCTCCAGGTCCGTACCGCACTATTGGTGCTCCGGTTAACATGGATGCTTGGTATAATGCATTTGATGTTAAACCTGGCGATAAATTATATAAAAAACCAGAGGATAGGATTAGAATGTGGTAG
- a CDS encoding heavy metal translocating P-type ATPase produces the protein MSHSHNKEDSCCSSKAHSAPIHNHDHGHSHDDGDDHDHDHGGDPSSFRTYLPAIITLAMLLIGVAFDNLFKVPAFQIIRPYWYIVAYLPVGIPVLREVWETFKAKDFFTEFSLMSIATIGAFAIGQYPEGVTVMLFYTIGELFQMAAVNRAKRNIKALLDVRADVAHVFRNGKYEAINPEKVGIGETIQVKAGEKIPLDGELLSDKSSFNTAALTGESKPRTINKGEAILAGMLNLDKVIEVKVTKAFADSALSRILEMVQNATTRKAKTELFIRKFAKVYTPIVFFLALALVTIPILILGSEYNFQTWLYRSLVFLVISCPCALVISIPLGYFGGIGAASANGILFKGSNFLDLITKLNTVVMDKTGTLTKGVFSVQQVESSMDEKEFLNLLTAVEAKSTHPIAKAIVAYSGDKEIHPAENIEEIAGMGLKGTVNGKVVLAGNVKLLEKFKIGFDAKIKNIEESIVVVAVDQQYVGYVLIADEVKEDAAEAIKQLHENGIKQVVMLSGDKTTIVKKVALSLGIDTYYGDLLPEDKVARLEEIKKDRTKVVAFVGDGINDTPVLAISDIGIAMGAMGSDAAIETADVVIQTDQPSKIATAIKIGKATKNVVIQNIVLAFAVKAIVLVLGAGGIATMWEAVFADVGVALLAILNAVRIQKMKFF, from the coding sequence ATGAGCCATTCCCACAATAAAGAAGATAGCTGTTGCAGTAGTAAAGCGCATTCCGCACCAATACATAATCACGATCACGGGCATTCGCACGATGATGGCGATGATCATGACCACGATCATGGTGGAGACCCATCTTCATTTAGAACCTATTTGCCTGCCATTATAACATTGGCAATGCTGTTAATTGGGGTTGCCTTTGATAATCTTTTTAAGGTTCCTGCATTTCAGATTATTAGACCTTACTGGTACATTGTAGCTTATCTTCCTGTAGGTATTCCGGTTTTGCGTGAGGTTTGGGAAACTTTTAAAGCGAAGGATTTTTTTACCGAGTTTTCGTTGATGTCTATCGCTACCATTGGCGCTTTTGCTATTGGTCAATACCCTGAAGGCGTAACGGTAATGCTATTTTATACCATTGGCGAACTGTTTCAGATGGCTGCGGTAAACCGTGCAAAAAGAAATATCAAAGCTTTGCTCGATGTGCGTGCCGATGTGGCCCATGTATTCCGCAATGGAAAATACGAGGCTATTAATCCCGAAAAGGTAGGAATCGGCGAAACCATTCAGGTTAAAGCAGGAGAGAAAATCCCTTTAGATGGCGAGCTGCTCAGTGATAAAAGCAGTTTTAATACTGCTGCATTAACAGGCGAGAGTAAACCTCGTACCATTAATAAGGGAGAAGCCATTTTAGCCGGAATGCTCAATTTAGATAAAGTGATTGAGGTTAAAGTAACCAAGGCTTTTGCTGATAGTGCCCTGTCGCGCATATTGGAAATGGTTCAAAATGCCACTACACGTAAAGCTAAAACCGAACTTTTTATCCGCAAGTTTGCAAAGGTTTATACGCCAATTGTTTTCTTTTTGGCATTGGCACTGGTTACCATCCCGATTTTGATTTTAGGCAGCGAATACAACTTTCAAACCTGGTTGTACCGGTCGCTGGTATTCCTGGTAATTTCATGTCCATGTGCTTTGGTTATTTCTATTCCGTTGGGTTATTTTGGAGGAATCGGTGCAGCCTCTGCAAATGGAATTCTGTTTAAAGGCTCTAATTTCCTCGATCTGATTACTAAACTCAATACCGTGGTAATGGATAAAACCGGTACGCTTACTAAAGGTGTTTTTAGTGTGCAGCAGGTAGAAAGCAGTATGGATGAAAAGGAATTTTTAAATCTGTTAACGGCTGTAGAAGCAAAATCAACACACCCGATTGCCAAAGCCATTGTAGCCTATTCCGGCGATAAAGAAATCCATCCTGCAGAAAATATTGAAGAAATAGCCGGAATGGGCTTAAAAGGAACCGTAAATGGTAAGGTTGTTTTAGCTGGTAATGTTAAACTACTGGAAAAATTTAAAATTGGTTTTGATGCTAAAATCAAAAATATTGAAGAAAGTATTGTCGTTGTAGCCGTTGATCAACAATATGTTGGTTATGTTTTAATTGCCGACGAAGTAAAAGAAGATGCTGCCGAAGCCATCAAACAGTTGCATGAAAATGGAATAAAACAGGTGGTAATGTTGAGTGGTGATAAAACCACTATTGTTAAAAAAGTAGCCTTAAGTTTGGGGATCGATACTTATTATGGCGATTTATTGCCTGAAGATAAAGTGGCCCGGCTAGAAGAAATCAAAAAAGATAGAACAAAGGTGGTGGCATTTGTAGGCGATGGCATAAATGATACCCCTGTTTTGGCCATCAGCGATATTGGTATCGCGATGGGTGCAATGGGAAGTGATGCTGCCATTGAAACAGCTGATGTGGTGATTCAAACCGACCAGCCCTCAAAAATAGCAACTGCGATTAAAATCGGTAAAGCAACTAAGAATGTGGTAATCCAGAATATTGTTTTGGCCTTTGCGGTAAAAGCAATTGTTCTAGTTTTAGGTGCAGGAGGAATAGCAACCATGTGGGAAGCTGTTTTTGCCGATGTTGGTGTAGCACTTTTGGCTATTTTAAATGCAGTAAGGATACAGAAAATGAAGTTTTTTTAA
- a CDS encoding DoxX family protein — translation MNTKNFKIGYVILRLTIAIILLSHSVLGIFDGEINDFGNFYLNKVGFAPFGVVIAWTIKLSHIVCAVLLVINKYIRLACFATIFVLIMGIIMVHFKEGWFVVGGGRNGIEYNFVLICVLAAIMFFNSGSTQKSEEKCVNLYHQKHHPRPVQNRAIQMK, via the coding sequence ATGAATACTAAAAACTTCAAAATTGGCTATGTCATCTTACGCTTAACAATCGCTATAATTTTACTGTCGCACAGTGTTTTAGGTATATTTGACGGAGAAATTAATGATTTTGGGAATTTTTACCTGAATAAAGTAGGATTTGCGCCTTTTGGAGTAGTTATTGCCTGGACGATTAAACTTTCGCATATTGTTTGTGCGGTACTTTTGGTGATCAATAAATACATCCGCCTGGCATGTTTTGCAACCATTTTTGTGCTGATTATGGGCATCATCATGGTCCACTTTAAAGAAGGCTGGTTTGTAGTAGGCGGTGGAAGAAACGGCATTGAATATAACTTTGTACTGATATGCGTATTAGCCGCTATTATGTTTTTTAATTCCGGCTCAACTCAAAAATCAGAAGAAAAATGTGTTAATCTATATCATCAAAAACATCATCCAAGGCCAGTTCAAAACCGGGCAATACAGATGAAGTAA